One Spirochaetota bacterium DNA segment encodes these proteins:
- a CDS encoding UvrD-helicase domain-containing protein, with protein MNAPQREAVEHKDGALLILAGAGSGKTRVITYRIARLIERGVPPSAILAVTFTNKAAAEMRERVKLTVGSKPKNLVASTFHSFCLRVLKHDIDKLGYKKNFTIYDTSDQRALVRNAMKEAKVSINHFDEGLFLYRIDQWKNRFIHPGKVMPENDFEISAATVYRLYQKYLKGYNAVDFNDLINLVIELYESHPEVLERYRERFRYIMIDEYQDTNPSQYRLVKLLADKYKNLAVVGDDDQSIYGFRGSDVSIILSFERDYPNAKIIRLEENYRSTSAILTVANALIRKNENRRAKTLFTNAGEGTKPRLFAAENDRAEATAVGDDILTKATMNGIPYKDFAILFRMNSQSRPFEEELRIRKISYTVVGAFEFYDRKEVKDVLAYCKLFVNPEDEVSLLRIINFPRRGIGDGTVAKLTQEAITKNLPLYEVLLTAINLPDIPEKAQRGIIELVRLIQKYNELAKEGKDVAGIVNAFLEETAYHSEVLNESDTKDKAQKKLENIEELVNGMAQYQKSVREPSLKGYLDAILLMNDQEEEESEGVTLLSIHSSKGLEFPYVYLVGVEEGILPHYKSVTPGEIEEERRLCYVAITRARKGLTLSYAMNRTRQGKTIDTAPSKFLTDIPSDNLDSSIDAPTAGGDDGFSFYQRMKEQVLKQ; from the coding sequence TTGAATGCACCCCAGCGTGAAGCGGTCGAGCATAAGGACGGAGCGCTCCTCATCCTCGCCGGTGCGGGGAGCGGGAAAACACGTGTTATCACCTACCGCATTGCTCGATTGATAGAGCGCGGAGTACCGCCCTCGGCGATACTCGCCGTAACGTTCACGAACAAAGCAGCGGCCGAGATGCGCGAACGCGTGAAACTTACCGTAGGCTCAAAACCGAAGAACCTTGTCGCAAGCACGTTCCATTCCTTCTGTCTGCGCGTGCTCAAACATGATATCGACAAACTCGGATACAAGAAGAATTTCACCATTTATGATACATCCGATCAGCGCGCCCTCGTTCGTAATGCCATGAAGGAAGCCAAGGTTTCGATAAATCATTTCGACGAAGGGCTGTTCCTCTACCGCATCGATCAATGGAAGAACAGGTTCATCCACCCCGGCAAGGTGATGCCGGAGAACGATTTCGAGATCTCGGCGGCTACGGTATATCGCCTGTATCAGAAATATCTGAAAGGCTACAATGCCGTCGACTTCAATGACCTCATCAATCTCGTCATTGAGCTGTATGAATCGCATCCCGAAGTGCTTGAACGATACCGCGAGCGTTTCCGCTATATCATGATAGACGAATATCAGGATACCAACCCCTCACAGTACCGGCTCGTGAAACTGCTCGCGGATAAGTACAAAAACCTCGCCGTTGTCGGCGACGACGATCAATCGATATACGGATTCCGGGGATCGGACGTATCCATCATACTTTCCTTCGAGCGGGATTATCCCAATGCGAAGATAATCCGCCTGGAAGAGAATTATCGCTCCACCTCGGCCATACTCACGGTGGCCAATGCGCTCATACGGAAGAACGAGAACCGCCGCGCGAAGACGCTCTTCACGAACGCCGGCGAGGGGACGAAACCGCGATTGTTCGCCGCTGAGAATGATCGGGCCGAAGCCACCGCGGTCGGCGATGATATTTTGACCAAAGCCACGATGAACGGCATTCCTTATAAGGATTTTGCAATACTGTTCCGTATGAATTCGCAGTCCCGCCCCTTCGAGGAGGAATTGCGCATCCGTAAGATATCCTATACCGTGGTCGGCGCTTTCGAGTTCTACGACCGCAAAGAGGTGAAGGACGTTCTCGCCTACTGCAAGCTTTTCGTCAACCCGGAGGATGAAGTCTCGCTCCTGCGTATCATCAATTTCCCGCGTCGCGGCATCGGCGATGGAACGGTCGCAAAACTCACGCAGGAAGCTATCACGAAGAACCTGCCGCTCTATGAGGTGCTCCTTACCGCGATCAACCTCCCCGATATACCGGAGAAGGCACAGCGCGGCATCATCGAGCTTGTACGGTTGATACAGAAATACAATGAGCTGGCAAAAGAAGGCAAAGACGTCGCCGGCATTGTGAATGCCTTTCTCGAAGAGACCGCATATCACAGCGAAGTGCTCAATGAGAGCGATACCAAGGATAAAGCGCAGAAAAAGCTCGAGAACATCGAGGAACTCGTCAACGGCATGGCGCAGTATCAGAAAAGCGTGCGCGAACCGTCGCTGAAGGGATATCTGGATGCCATACTGCTGATGAATGACCAGGAGGAGGAAGAAAGCGAGGGTGTCACCCTGCTCAGCATCCATTCCTCAAAAGGTCTGGAATTCCCGTATGTATACCTTGTCGGCGTCGAAGAAGGGATTTTACCCCATTACAAAAGTGTTACACCTGGTGAGATCGAAGAGGAGCGCCGGCTATGCTATGTGGCAATAACACGGGCCCGGAAGGGATTAACGCTTTCGTATGCTATGAACCGAACCAGACAGGGGAAAACGATCGATACGGCACCATCGAAATTCCTGACCGATATACCCTCCGATAACCTCGATTCATCCATTGATGCACCGACGGCCGGCGGGGATGACGGGTTTTCCTTCTACCAGCGGATGAAAGAACAAGTGCTCAAGCAATAG
- a CDS encoding uroporphyrinogen decarboxylase family protein produces the protein MNAKERVRRTLRHEGTDRIPMGFSANPGIYRKLLEHFAIGDGASAHEALLTALNIDIRSVHVPYVGKRLHAENADKTISVSPDWGIRTRWVDHGNGGYQDFCEFPLSELTADIARTYPLPSPDDYDYSRVGEHCRKHAAFSVFAGGAGLVDILNGIGRLTGMEKVFLDMALGSDALRMLIERYVDVQFSRTERTLAASAGGIDILWIGEDLGTQQGPMISKDMYREWIRPHQKRFIDLAARYGIPVMVHTCGSSSWAYEDFIDMGVRAVDTLQPEAKQMAPAYLKRNFGGRLAFHGCISTAGPLSFGSVDACIEDCKNTIDIMKPGGGYCFAPTHMIQDNTPVANVLAMYETGLHYGRC, from the coding sequence ATGAACGCGAAGGAACGTGTACGGCGGACATTGCGCCATGAAGGAACGGATAGGATACCGATGGGATTCTCCGCGAATCCAGGCATCTATCGGAAGCTCCTCGAGCATTTCGCCATTGGTGACGGGGCATCGGCGCATGAGGCGCTCCTTACCGCGCTCAATATCGATATCCGGTCCGTGCATGTTCCGTATGTAGGGAAGAGGCTTCATGCCGAGAATGCGGACAAGACGATATCGGTATCTCCGGACTGGGGCATACGCACACGCTGGGTCGATCACGGGAACGGCGGTTATCAGGACTTCTGCGAATTCCCGCTTTCCGAGCTCACTGCCGACATCGCGAGAACATATCCCCTGCCGTCCCCCGACGATTATGATTATTCACGTGTCGGGGAGCATTGCAGAAAACACGCTGCGTTCTCTGTCTTCGCGGGAGGTGCGGGGCTCGTCGATATTCTCAACGGCATCGGCCGTTTGACCGGCATGGAGAAAGTATTCCTCGATATGGCGCTCGGCTCCGACGCGCTCAGAATGCTCATCGAACGTTATGTCGATGTTCAGTTCTCACGGACGGAACGCACGCTCGCGGCCTCCGCCGGCGGCATCGATATTCTCTGGATAGGCGAGGACCTCGGCACACAGCAGGGACCGATGATAAGTAAGGATATGTATCGGGAATGGATACGCCCGCATCAGAAGCGCTTCATTGACCTCGCGGCGCGTTACGGCATTCCCGTTATGGTGCATACCTGCGGATCATCGAGTTGGGCGTATGAGGATTTCATCGACATGGGCGTTCGCGCTGTGGACACCCTGCAGCCGGAAGCCAAACAGATGGCCCCGGCATATCTGAAACGGAATTTCGGCGGGCGATTGGCATTCCACGGCTGTATTTCCACCGCGGGACCGCTGTCATTCGGTTCCGTAGACGCATGTATCGAAGACTGTAAAAACACTATCGATATCATGAAACCGGGCGGCGGATACTGTTTTGCCCCGACGCATATGATACAGGATAATACGCCGGTCGCGAATGTGCTTGCGATGTACGAAACAGGTCTCCATTACGGACGCTGCTGA
- a CDS encoding AraC family transcriptional regulator yields MAVVWPRAIILHANHAVVTEHIGPHGPVRSRMLLWCNAGSGYITVNGERYAISPQVFFFLPWDRMIRYHPSGKRPLLLGGIHIIPDHTSRKPVYEIAHSRRHALFQDASRRDRGEFPGIVEGRPSAAMLHSAEYIVSRWQRGGMIPALARSLAAVVMDEIVNCVDSDKNKREIPQPIRELAATVDSMPAEGHDIDSMRRACSMSRSTLTRLFKRHYGISPMQYVLRARIARAAELLATTTMPVASVGEASGIPDQYHFSRMFKQLKGVPPRVYRERNGI; encoded by the coding sequence ATGGCGGTCGTATGGCCCCGGGCGATAATTCTGCATGCCAATCATGCCGTTGTCACCGAACACATCGGCCCGCATGGCCCGGTACGTTCGCGGATGCTCCTCTGGTGCAATGCCGGAAGCGGGTATATCACGGTGAACGGCGAACGATATGCGATATCGCCGCAGGTGTTCTTCTTTCTGCCGTGGGACAGGATGATACGTTATCATCCGTCAGGGAAGCGCCCGCTTCTGCTCGGCGGCATACATATCATACCCGACCATACATCCCGAAAGCCGGTGTACGAGATAGCGCACAGCAGACGTCACGCGCTCTTTCAGGATGCATCGCGCCGCGACAGGGGTGAATTCCCCGGCATCGTAGAGGGGCGTCCGTCGGCAGCGATGCTTCATTCGGCGGAATACATCGTATCGCGTTGGCAGCGGGGCGGGATGATCCCCGCGCTTGCGCGTTCACTCGCAGCCGTGGTCATGGATGAGATAGTGAATTGTGTTGACAGCGACAAAAATAAGCGGGAAATTCCGCAGCCGATACGTGAACTTGCCGCTACTGTCGATTCGATGCCTGCCGAAGGACACGATATCGATTCCATGCGTAGAGCATGTTCGATGAGCAGATCGACGCTGACACGGCTGTTCAAACGGCATTACGGCATATCACCGATGCAGTATGTGCTCAGGGCGAGGATAGCGCGTGCAGCGGAGCTCCTTGCCACGACAACGATGCCCGTCGCTTCGGTCGGAGAGGCATCCGGCATTCCCGATCAATATCACTTTTCGAGGATGTTCAAGCAGCTGAAGGGCGTGCCGCCGCGCGTCTATCGCGAACGCAACGGGATATAA
- the sppA gene encoding signal peptide peptidase SppA: protein MRPNAFAVRGIIALSVIGLGLAAGVVTIALSPRSSPKESASTQPMAFTKPGVAIIDVNDILSLERGNSFFGETLASSAESIIGALDSYGDDPRVRAIVLSVNCPGGTPSACEEIYRKMMELKKDRKMKFVAYFKEVAASGAYYISMPADRIVTTSGCITGSVGVIMYTLNFSGLMERFGVKYQGYTSGRNKDMGSPYRKAREDETEYFNEMIRTVYADFRNVVMLSRGSKLRGDPSALLDGRIFSGAQAVRNGIADMIGTEHDAIAEACKLAGLDPSEPVIIEHRNDGNFMEQLKRAMGAVADKKIDVKTGIESVLPSKYSGVPLYLYSAGQR from the coding sequence ATGAGACCAAATGCATTCGCTGTACGCGGCATCATCGCGCTTTCGGTCATCGGACTTGGACTTGCTGCCGGTGTGGTCACTATCGCATTATCGCCGCGTTCTTCTCCGAAGGAGAGCGCCTCGACACAACCGATGGCGTTCACGAAGCCGGGTGTCGCCATCATCGATGTGAACGACATACTGTCGCTTGAGCGCGGCAATTCATTCTTTGGAGAAACGCTCGCCTCGTCCGCCGAATCCATAATCGGTGCGCTCGATTCCTACGGTGATGACCCGCGTGTACGGGCCATCGTGCTCTCCGTGAATTGCCCCGGCGGAACGCCGTCGGCATGCGAAGAGATATACCGCAAGATGATGGAACTCAAGAAAGACCGTAAGATGAAATTCGTCGCGTACTTCAAGGAAGTCGCTGCTTCCGGGGCATACTATATTTCGATGCCTGCGGACAGGATAGTGACGACATCGGGGTGCATCACCGGGAGCGTGGGCGTCATCATGTACACGCTCAATTTCAGCGGGCTCATGGAACGCTTCGGCGTGAAATATCAGGGGTACACGAGCGGGCGCAATAAGGACATGGGTTCGCCGTATCGAAAAGCGCGTGAAGATGAGACCGAGTATTTCAATGAGATGATACGTACGGTATATGCGGATTTCAGGAACGTAGTGATGCTTTCCCGCGGTTCAAAGTTGCGGGGTGATCCATCAGCGCTTCTCGACGGCAGGATATTCAGCGGCGCACAGGCGGTGCGCAACGGCATCGCCGATATGATCGGCACCGAGCATGACGCCATCGCCGAGGCGTGCAAGCTTGCCGGGCTCGATCCATCCGAACCGGTCATCATTGAACACCGTAATGATGGTAATTTCATGGAGCAGCTGAAGCGCGCCATGGGCGCTGTCGCGGATAAAAAGATCGATGTGAAGACAGGGATAGAGAGCGTGCTCCCGTCAAAATATTCCGGAGTACCGCTCTATCTCTATTCCGCAGGTCAGCGATAA
- a CDS encoding LptF/LptG family permease, which produces MRGYIITRYIFREALGPFIVGAFFFTFVILIIGPLPVTIRLILERGVAFVQGMELLMYLMPCYLAITLPMGVLMGSIMAYGRISGDSEVVAMKALGISLTGIYRPIAIFGISFFVIMTLFNDVIMPESNYRYRALWIYTLNSQPSVAVEKYRFVKPPGGTRAISATGMSGRSLSNVTIFDNESSANSVLITAASGTWSNNQANSRIISLMLRNGLIQETDRDDPMRSTYTPFTHIVVNINRSINDTIGFHGRGDLEVPSWEIMKRIITGKKSNAPRDEMKEHMIHLNNRYAIPFACLILALLGGPLGTISRRSGKGVGFGISVVVVFVYYAFLIGGEMLGRTTQLPAWFTVWLPNIALGAAAVFFYQRLFIAEGK; this is translated from the coding sequence ATGCGCGGGTACATCATCACACGCTATATATTCAGGGAAGCGCTCGGCCCCTTCATCGTCGGCGCATTCTTTTTCACGTTCGTCATACTCATCATCGGGCCCCTGCCGGTCACGATACGGCTCATCCTTGAGCGCGGTGTTGCGTTCGTGCAGGGGATGGAACTGCTCATGTATCTCATGCCGTGCTATCTCGCCATAACGCTCCCCATGGGCGTGCTTATGGGGAGCATTATGGCGTACGGGCGTATTTCCGGGGATAGCGAAGTGGTGGCAATGAAGGCGCTCGGCATATCGCTTACCGGCATATACCGTCCCATCGCGATATTCGGCATATCGTTCTTTGTGATAATGACGCTCTTCAACGATGTCATCATGCCCGAATCCAATTATCGATACCGTGCGCTCTGGATATATACGCTCAATTCACAGCCGTCGGTCGCCGTTGAGAAATATCGCTTTGTCAAGCCGCCGGGCGGTACGCGGGCCATATCGGCCACCGGCATGTCCGGCAGATCGCTCTCGAACGTCACCATATTCGACAATGAGTCATCGGCGAATTCCGTGCTGATAACCGCAGCGAGCGGCACCTGGAGCAATAATCAGGCGAATTCACGCATCATAAGCCTCATGCTCAGGAACGGCCTTATCCAGGAGACCGACCGCGATGATCCCATGCGTTCGACCTATACGCCGTTCACGCATATCGTCGTCAATATCAATAGAAGCATCAATGATACCATTGGGTTTCACGGAAGGGGCGATCTGGAAGTGCCTTCATGGGAGATCATGAAACGCATCATCACCGGGAAGAAAAGCAACGCGCCGCGTGATGAGATGAAGGAGCACATGATACATCTCAACAATCGATATGCCATACCCTTTGCCTGTCTTATACTCGCCCTGCTCGGAGGACCGCTCGGCACGATATCGCGGAGAAGCGGCAAGGGCGTGGGCTTCGGCATCTCGGTAGTGGTGGTCTTCGTGTATTATGCCTTCCTCATCGGCGGGGAAATGCTCGGGCGTACGACGCAATTGCCCGCATGGTTCACCGTATGGCTCCCCAATATCGCCCTCGGCGCAGCAGCGGTGTTCTTCTATCAGCGATTGTTCATTGCCGAAGGAAAGTAG
- a CDS encoding glycosyltransferase family 2 protein — protein MSMPFILYFAVNTAIFITLATLVFFALQYPWIYKTFREPRYDRKYIPSVALFLPCKGAPKDFAGNIKSVLAIKYNPIRLFFLVEDEHDAAYAVLRKAIRGHKNARLIKTGRAVSCGQKNFNLVKGVKAAGKKEELFVFMDSDIEVSARWIKDLVLPLSDKKVMLTTGCMWLSLHTRSFGERVHSYMVALQHSLMYFMPVSAVWGGCMAIRRVDYERLNMMKIWLGNVSDDMGMQSTLMLNRAKVVMVPTCEGHGRDPFPRLGPTLDWITRQGLMVKNYLRPLWVFALVLLGYLSAQFILFPAAVVYTVQHPTMVTIPVTAMLGSTILTIMAASTLIRWRIKDNHSRLTWFVFSPAYFLLTAFALFRTLFTNVVHWSGITYYLSFFGSVKRIERKD, from the coding sequence ATGAGCATGCCATTTATTCTGTACTTCGCGGTGAACACGGCTATTTTTATCACGCTGGCCACGCTGGTTTTTTTCGCATTGCAGTATCCGTGGATCTATAAGACATTCCGTGAGCCGCGCTATGACAGGAAGTATATACCGTCGGTCGCGCTTTTCCTGCCGTGCAAGGGGGCGCCGAAGGATTTCGCCGGCAATATAAAGTCGGTGCTTGCGATAAAGTACAATCCGATACGGCTCTTTTTCCTTGTCGAGGACGAGCATGATGCAGCCTATGCGGTGCTGCGCAAGGCGATACGAGGGCACAAGAACGCCCGATTGATAAAGACAGGCCGTGCCGTTTCATGCGGGCAGAAGAATTTCAATCTCGTCAAAGGTGTCAAGGCGGCCGGCAAGAAAGAGGAGCTATTCGTTTTCATGGACAGCGACATCGAGGTGAGCGCACGATGGATAAAAGACCTCGTACTGCCGCTCTCCGACAAAAAGGTCATGCTCACCACGGGCTGCATGTGGCTTTCGCTTCACACACGATCGTTCGGCGAGCGTGTGCACTCCTACATGGTGGCGCTGCAGCATTCCCTCATGTACTTCATGCCGGTGTCGGCCGTATGGGGCGGGTGCATGGCGATACGCCGCGTCGATTACGAGCGGCTTAATATGATGAAGATATGGCTCGGCAATGTATCCGACGATATGGGCATGCAGTCGACGCTCATGCTGAACCGCGCGAAAGTGGTCATGGTGCCCACCTGTGAGGGGCATGGCCGTGATCCGTTCCCGCGGCTCGGACCGACGCTTGATTGGATAACCCGTCAGGGTCTTATGGTTAAGAACTATCTCCGCCCGCTCTGGGTGTTCGCGCTGGTGCTTCTCGGTTATCTCTCGGCGCAATTCATTCTCTTCCCGGCGGCCGTCGTATATACCGTACAGCACCCGACGATGGTCACCATCCCGGTGACGGCCATGCTCGGCTCTACGATACTCACCATCATGGCCGCATCGACGCTCATACGATGGCGGATAAAGGATAATCATTCAAGGCTGACATGGTTCGTGTTCTCACCGGCGTATTTTCTCCTGACGGCGTTCGCTTTGTTCCGGACATTGTTCACCAATGTCGTGCACTGGAGCGGGATAACATACTATCTCTCGTTCTTCGGAAGCGTGAAGCGCATCGAACGAAAAGACTGA